TGATGAAAACGCATGACCTCAATTTCTGCAACCGACCCCAGTTTGGATCCGCAGACAACTTCTTATACAAAGGTTCTAGTTTCGTCACTGTCCCATATGGCCCTTATTGGCGCTTCATCAAGAAGCTTTGCGTTACTCAGCTTCTCTCCACAACGCAGTTTGGGCGCTTCCGGCACATCAGAGAGCAGGAGATACATAAGCTCTTGAAATCTCTTGCGGAGTGTTCCTCCGAAGGAAGGGACACGGATTTGAGCCATGAACTCACTGCTTTGACCAACAACATCCTGTGTCGGATGGCCATGAGTACGAGCTGTTTGGACAACGTTAACGATGCCGAGGATATTCTTGGCCTGGTGAGGGAGTTCATGCACTTAGGAGCTAAGTTGAGCATGGGTGAAGTGTTGGGAAAGTTTGACTTGTTTGGGTATGGGAAGAAGCTTGCTAGAGTAGTTGGCAAATTCGATCAGGTTTTGGAGCGCATCTTAGAGGAACATGAAGTGAAAAACTCCGAAAGAGGAGACATGATGGATATTCTACTGCGAGTCCACAAAGATCCTAATGCTGAAATGAAGTTAACAAGGAATGATATCAAGGCCTTCTTCCTGGTAAGTTCTTATCTTTTGCCATGAATATTCACTGTTTCTTACCTAAAAAAAGTTTCACCTTTTTATGAATGGAGACTGACTCAGTTTACAAAAAccaattttcataataaatactCAAAAACGAAAGCGTAAGGTAGCACAGAGTAGGATGCAAAAGTGACTAAATTTTTGTGGTGTGAAGGATATTTTCCTAGCGGGAACAGACACGTCTTCAACAGCGTCCCAATGGGCCATGGCAGAAATCATGAACAACCCAGGAGTGTTGAGGAAGGTGAGGGCAGAGATTGATGCAGTGGTGGGTTATAGCCGGTTGGTCACTGAATCAGACCTTCCAGATCTTCGTTATCTCCAAGCTGTTGTGAAGGAAGTTCTAAGACTCCACCCAACAGCACCGTTTGCTCTTAGAGAATCGGCAGAGGACTGCACCATCAACGGGTATGGTATAAAGGGCCAGACACGGACACTGATCAATGTGTACGCCATCATGCGGGACCCAGAAGCGTGGGCCAACCCAGAGGAGTTTATACCAGAAAGGTTCTTGGAAGACAGTGATGGGATGAAGGGTGGAGCTGAAGGCATAACTACAATGAACGGTGGTGATTTCAGGTACCTTCCATTTGGGTCTGGGAGGAGGGGATGCCCTGGATCTTCCCTTGCCTTAACTGTCATACAAGTGACAGTTGCATCACTGATCCAATGTTTTGAATG
This sequence is a window from Vigna angularis cultivar LongXiaoDou No.4 chromosome 2, ASM1680809v1, whole genome shotgun sequence. Protein-coding genes within it:
- the LOC108328311 gene encoding 3,9-dihydroxypterocarpan 6A-monooxygenase, encoding MDAAGATFLSYIISFSLAFLVLTLLFKSLSILRTKNGSVRPPPTPPSLPIIGHLHLVGSVVPKSFQVLARQYGPLIQLRLGASTCVVVSNAQVAKEVMKTHDLNFCNRPQFGSADNFLYKGSSFVTVPYGPYWRFIKKLCVTQLLSTTQFGRFRHIREQEIHKLLKSLAECSSEGRDTDLSHELTALTNNILCRMAMSTSCLDNVNDAEDILGLVREFMHLGAKLSMGEVLGKFDLFGYGKKLARVVGKFDQVLERILEEHEVKNSERGDMMDILLRVHKDPNAEMKLTRNDIKAFFLDIFLAGTDTSSTASQWAMAEIMNNPGVLRKVRAEIDAVVGYSRLVTESDLPDLRYLQAVVKEVLRLHPTAPFALRESAEDCTINGYGIKGQTRTLINVYAIMRDPEAWANPEEFIPERFLEDSDGMKGGAEGITTMNGGDFRYLPFGSGRRGCPGSSLALTVIQVTVASLIQCFEWKTKEGERVCLEEGSSFSTGLAKPLVCYPVTRFTPF